The following proteins come from a genomic window of Acomys russatus chromosome 17, mAcoRus1.1, whole genome shotgun sequence:
- the Panx2 gene encoding pannexin-2, whose amino-acid sequence MHHLLEQSADMATALLAGEKLRELILPGSQDDKAGALAALLLQLKLELPFDRVVTIGTVLVPILLVTLVFTKNFAEEPIYCYTPHNFTRDQALYARGYCWTELRDALPGVDASLWPSLFEHKFLPYALLAFAAIMYVPALGWEFLASTRLTSELNFLLQEIDNCYHRAAEGRAPKIEKQIQSKGPGITEREKREIIENAEKEKSPEQNLFEKYLERRGRSNFLAKLYLARHVLILLLSVVPISYLCTYYATQKQNEFTCALGASPDGPVGSAGPMVRVNCKLPSVQLQRIIAGVDIVLLCFMNLIILVNLIHLFIFRKSNFIFDKLHKVGIKTRRQWRRSQFCDINILAMFCNENRDHIKSLNRLDFITNESDLMYDNVVRQLLAALAQSNHDTTPTVRDSGIQTVDPSINPAEPDGSAEPPVVKRPRKKMKWIPTSNPLPQPFKEQLAIMRVENSKTEKPKPVRRKTATDTLIAPLLDAGARAAHHYKGSGGDTGPSPAPPAASEKKHTRHFSLDVHPYILGTKKAKTEVVPPALPASRSQEGGFRSQTEECGLGLAAAPTKDAPLPEKETPFPTDPVLPGLPSGGSFHVCSPPTAPAAASLSPGSLGKADPLTILSRNATHPLLHISTLYEAREEEEGGPCAPSDMGDLLTIPPPQQILIATFEEPRTVVSTVEF is encoded by the exons ATGCACCACCTCTTGGAGCAGTCGGCGGACATGGCGACCGCGCTGCTGGCGGGCGAGAAGCTGAGGGAGCTGATCCTGCCTGGCTCGCAGGACGACAAGGCGGGTGCGCTGGCCGCGCTGCTGCTGCAGCTCAAGCTGGAACTGCCGTTCGACCGCGTGGTCACCATCGGCACCGTGCTGGTACCCATCCTGCTGGTCACCCTGGTCTTCACCAAGAACTTCGCAG AGGAACCAATTTACTGTTACACTCCGCACAACTTCACCCGTGACCAGGCGCTGTACGCCCGTGGCTACTGCTGGACAGAGCTGCGGGATGCGCTCCCCGGCGTGGACGCCAGCCTATGGCCGTCGTTGTTTGAGCACAAGTTCCTGCCCTACGCGCTGCTGGCCTTTGCCGCTATCATGTACGTGCCCGCACTGGGCTGGGagtttctggcctccacacgcctCACCTCCGAGCTCAACTTCCTGCTTCAGGAGATCGACAACTGCTACCACCGAGCAGCTGAGGGCCGCGCCCCTAAGATTGAGAAGCAGATCCAATCCAAGGGGCCGGGCATCACGGAGCGTGAGAAGAGAGAGATCATCGAGAACGCTGAGAAGGAGAAGAGCCCTGAACAGAATCTGTTTGAGAAGTACCTGGAACGCCGGGGCCGCAGCAACTTCTTGGCCAAGCTATACTTGGCACGGCACGTGCTGATCCTGCTGCTGAGTGTGGTGCCCATATCCTACCTATGCACATACTATgccacccagaagcagaatgagtTCACTTGTGCCCTGGGTGCCTCACCTGACGGGCCGGTGGGTAGCGCTGGGCCCATGGTGCGCGTCAACTGCAAGCTGCCATCCGTGCAGCTGCAGCGGATCATTGCAGGTGTGGACATCGTATTGCTCTGTTTCATGAACCTCATCATCCTAGTCAACCTCATCCACCTCTTCATCTTCCGCAAGAGCAACTTCATCTTTGACAAACTGCACAAGGTGGGTATCAAGACGCGCCGACAGTGGCGCCGCTCACAGTTCTGCGACATCAACATCTTGGCCATGTTCTGCAACGAGAACCGTGACCATATCAAGTCCCTCAACAGGCTGGACTTCATCACCAACGAGAGCGACCTCATGTACGACAATGTTGTGAGGCAACTTCTGGCAGCCTTGGCTCAGTCTAACCACGACACCACGCCCACTGTGCGGGACTCGGGCATCCAGACCGTGGACCCCAGCATCAACCCCGCGGAGCCTGATGGCTCTGCTGAGCCTCCCGTGGTCAAGCGGCCCCGTAAGAAAATGAAGTGGATCCCCACCAGCAACCCGCTGCCTCAGCCCTTCAAGGAGCAGCTGGCCATTATGCGGGTGGAAAACAGCAAGACTGAAAAGCCCAAGCCTGTGCGCAGGAAGACAGCCACAGACACACTTATTGCCCCGCTGCTGGACGCTGGCGCCCGGGCCGCTCACCACTACAAGGGTAGCGGAGGTGATAcaggcccctcccctgcccctcctgctgcctctgagaAAAAACATACCCGTCACTTCTCGTTGGATGTGCATCCCTACATCCTAGGGACCAAGAAGGCCAAGACTGAGGTGGTACCCCCTGCGTTACCAGCCTCCCGGAGCCAGGAAGGTGGCTTCCGGTCCCAGACAGAGGAATGTGGGCTGGGCCTGGCTGCAGCACCCACCAAAG ATGCTCCGCTCCCCGAGAAGGAAACCCCATTCCCCACAGATCCTGTCCTTCCAGGGCTTCCATCTGGGGGCTCATTTCACGTCTGCTCACCCCCCACGGCCCCTGCCGCCGCCTCCCTGTCACCAGGCAGTCTGGGTAAGGCTGACCCCCTCACCATCCTGAGCCGAAATGCCACTCACCCCCTGCTCCACATCAGCACGCTGTATGAGGCccgggaagaggaggaaggaggtcccTGTGCGCCCTCAGACATGGGTGACCTTCtcaccatccccccaccccagcagatCCTCATCGCCACCTTCGAGGAGCCAAGGACAGTTGTGAGTACTGTGGAGTTTTGA